One Actinospica robiniae DSM 44927 genomic region harbors:
- a CDS encoding helix-turn-helix domain-containing protein, with translation MVGTSGSQLPEGIGPAARRLAQELRALKDARGLTLTQLGAQTHYSRASWERWLNGKRLITPDALASLATRYDVDVSPLMTLLELAHAAQGLGGDDAAVADASAEVEAMALDGAATLTATASGAGDDDRDGDADPAQTIARGGARTGILTGSLSSKAVPASPSPAAATRFGQNPFAGAAPIAARIAQLPPTTSDFTGRLEQITRIRAALTPGSGDPGQLPIAAVTGGGGLGKTTLAVHVAHLVAAEFPDGQLYVDLLGACDSQARTPEDVLEEWLRVLGADSATIPPRLDERAALFRSLLSRSRMLLLLDNARDVEQIRPLLPAANTCAVLVTSRNRMAELPGAYKLGLESLPDDEAWTLLAQLAGASRLAAEPEATGELLRACGGIPLALRIAGARLAARANWRVSTLAHRLRDKRRRLDELEIGDLAARASFQVSYAALAKTESDAVPSAARAFRLLGLATGPDISLPAAAALFGVSARRAEKVLETLVDGHLLESPTPDRYRMHDLVRLYAAEQVRRDEDEAVRKIAVARLTGWYVATAANANAWLAPQARPVPVDPRPWSCPPIEFGVHEQALAWCDAERANLSAAVQSAADHGCRENAWKLAAALLGFYNLRRHLADWTVTHQTGLAAAAEAADRVGEAWMHNNLGFVYFYWEESDRKALNCFERSLEIRIELDDLTGQAIALNNMGGAYHRLGDPEEGMRCLERATRIREELGDRLGVGMSCLNIGCIYVGSRRPAEAEPYLHRALSIVEELGNRQLTVTTLNNLGDVYIQLQDQQAAIGYLKRSLTLSRELGDVPGQALALQSLAKAHYNAGAVDIALPLWQQSLELYESVSDPVADEVRADLAQAGSGGLR, from the coding sequence ATGGTGGGCACCAGTGGGTCACAGTTGCCGGAGGGAATCGGGCCGGCCGCACGACGGTTGGCGCAGGAACTGCGCGCGCTCAAGGACGCCCGAGGCCTCACGCTCACCCAGCTCGGGGCGCAGACCCACTACAGCCGCGCGTCATGGGAACGCTGGCTCAACGGCAAGCGCCTGATCACGCCGGACGCCCTGGCGTCACTCGCCACGCGCTACGACGTCGATGTCAGTCCACTGATGACGCTGCTCGAGCTGGCCCACGCTGCTCAGGGCCTCGGCGGAGACGACGCCGCCGTCGCCGACGCGTCGGCAGAGGTCGAGGCCATGGCGCTCGACGGTGCCGCCACCCTCACCGCTACCGCTTCTGGCGCCGGGGACGACGACCGCGACGGAGACGCCGACCCTGCTCAGACGATCGCGCGCGGCGGTGCTCGTACCGGAATCCTCACAGGTTCTCTATCGTCGAAGGCTGTTCCGGCTTCGCCGAGCCCTGCCGCCGCTACCCGGTTCGGTCAGAATCCCTTTGCCGGCGCGGCCCCGATAGCCGCCCGCATAGCGCAACTGCCGCCCACCACGAGCGATTTCACCGGCCGGCTCGAACAGATCACTCGCATCCGCGCCGCCCTCACGCCGGGATCGGGCGACCCGGGCCAACTTCCGATCGCGGCCGTCACCGGAGGCGGCGGCCTCGGCAAGACCACGCTCGCCGTGCACGTCGCGCACCTCGTCGCGGCCGAGTTCCCGGACGGACAGCTCTACGTCGACCTCCTCGGCGCCTGCGATTCCCAAGCCCGCACGCCCGAAGACGTGCTCGAAGAGTGGCTGCGCGTGCTCGGCGCGGACTCGGCCACGATCCCGCCCCGCCTCGACGAGCGCGCGGCATTGTTTCGCAGCCTCCTGAGCCGCTCCCGCATGCTGCTGCTGTTGGACAACGCCCGCGACGTCGAGCAGATCCGCCCCCTGCTACCGGCCGCCAACACCTGCGCCGTGCTCGTCACCAGCCGCAATCGCATGGCCGAACTCCCGGGCGCGTACAAGCTGGGCCTCGAATCCCTGCCCGACGACGAGGCGTGGACGCTGCTGGCCCAACTCGCCGGCGCGTCAAGGCTCGCCGCCGAGCCCGAAGCGACCGGAGAGCTGCTGCGAGCCTGCGGCGGAATCCCGCTGGCACTGCGCATCGCCGGCGCACGCCTCGCCGCGCGGGCGAACTGGCGCGTCTCGACCCTCGCCCACCGCCTCCGCGACAAGCGCAGAAGGCTCGATGAGCTGGAGATCGGCGATCTGGCCGCGCGTGCCAGTTTCCAGGTCAGCTACGCCGCGTTGGCGAAGACCGAGAGCGACGCCGTCCCGTCGGCCGCCCGCGCGTTCCGCCTCCTCGGCCTGGCGACCGGCCCCGACATCTCGTTGCCGGCAGCAGCCGCACTGTTCGGCGTCTCGGCGAGGCGCGCGGAAAAGGTGCTGGAAACCCTCGTCGACGGCCACCTTCTCGAATCTCCCACCCCTGACCGCTACCGCATGCACGACCTGGTCCGCCTCTACGCCGCCGAGCAAGTCCGCCGCGACGAGGACGAGGCCGTCCGCAAAATCGCCGTAGCTCGGCTGACCGGCTGGTACGTGGCCACCGCCGCCAACGCGAACGCCTGGCTGGCGCCGCAAGCCAGGCCCGTCCCCGTCGACCCGCGGCCGTGGTCCTGCCCGCCGATCGAGTTCGGCGTGCACGAGCAGGCCCTGGCCTGGTGCGACGCGGAGCGCGCCAACCTCAGCGCCGCAGTCCAGTCGGCCGCCGACCACGGCTGCCGCGAGAACGCTTGGAAGCTCGCCGCCGCCCTGCTCGGCTTCTACAACCTGCGCCGCCACCTCGCCGACTGGACGGTCACCCACCAGACCGGCCTGGCCGCCGCAGCGGAAGCAGCCGACCGCGTCGGCGAAGCGTGGATGCACAACAACCTCGGCTTCGTGTACTTCTACTGGGAGGAATCCGACCGCAAGGCGCTGAACTGCTTCGAGCGCTCTCTCGAGATCCGCATCGAGCTCGACGACCTGACCGGCCAGGCGATCGCGCTGAACAACATGGGCGGCGCATACCACCGCCTCGGCGACCCGGAAGAGGGGATGCGCTGCCTCGAGCGCGCCACCCGCATCCGCGAGGAGCTGGGAGATCGTCTCGGCGTCGGCATGAGCTGCCTGAACATCGGCTGCATCTACGTAGGCTCCCGCCGCCCCGCCGAAGCCGAGCCGTACCTCCACCGAGCACTCTCGATCGTCGAGGAACTCGGAAACCGCCAGCTGACCGTGACGACGTTGAACAACCTGGGCGACGTGTACATCCAGCTGCAGGACCAGCAAGCAGCCATCGGTTACCTCAAGCGCTCGCTCACCCTCAGCCGCGAACTCGGCGACGTACCCGGCCAGGCCCTGGCGCTGCAAAGCCTCGCCAAAGCCCACTACAACGCCGGCGCGGTCGACATCGCGCTGCCCCTCTGGCAGCAATCGCTGGAACTGTACGAGTCCGTCTCCGACCCCGTAGCCGACGAAGTCCGCGCCGACCTCGCCCAAGCCGGCTCCGGCGGCCTCCGCTGA
- a CDS encoding NUDIX domain-containing protein: MKKLSAGIVLYQLTDARLQVLLVHPGGPFWAKKDLGAWSIPKGEYEEGHDPQAAALQELREETGLVLADVELIPLETVRQSGGKVVTAWAAQQDFDVTTLVSNTFELAWPKGTAPREFPEVDRAQWFEPREARRKLVTAQAAFVDRLIAKLREAGHEVADG, from the coding sequence GTGAAGAAGCTCAGCGCCGGCATCGTCCTCTACCAACTGACCGACGCGCGGCTGCAGGTGCTGCTCGTGCACCCGGGCGGTCCGTTCTGGGCCAAGAAGGACCTCGGCGCGTGGTCGATCCCCAAGGGCGAGTACGAAGAGGGGCACGACCCGCAGGCCGCAGCCCTGCAGGAGCTTCGCGAGGAGACGGGTCTCGTGCTCGCCGACGTCGAGCTCATCCCGCTCGAGACGGTCCGGCAGAGCGGCGGCAAGGTCGTCACGGCATGGGCGGCGCAGCAGGACTTCGACGTGACGACGCTGGTCAGCAACACGTTCGAGCTCGCGTGGCCGAAGGGGACGGCGCCGCGCGAGTTCCCAGAGGTCGATCGGGCCCAGTGGTTCGAGCCGCGGGAGGCCCGCCGGAAGCTGGTCACGGCACAGGCGGCGTTCGTGGACCGGCTGATCGCGAAGCTGCGCGAAGCAGGCCACGAAGTCGCCGATGGATGA
- a CDS encoding S53 family peptidase → MSSAVQRRHRRIASTTAISVVLAALTTGFAAAGPASADQAAATTLAGSSPSYATASADQGQTSSATQLSFRVYLAGQNASGLAAYAQAVSDPTSSLYRHFLSASQAEARYGATSSQISAVTAWLKGAGFTVTSTNEHWIDVKGAAADVPKAFSTSMHNYKTSDGTLHAPQQNVRIPSSVASAVSGVSGLAQATTHAVTMSESTGKAPSNNDPSCSDYYGQKKAPSTAPAVPAGYSNPSTLAQCSMVPSELRQAYGVTQSKLTGKGATIAIVNWYGSSTMEADADQYSVNHGDKPFAPGQYSEVSTPSQWTNEDVCGFGDNSEEALDVEMAHGLAPAAKVVTVAANSCFDSDLLAAEAEIVDNHLADIVSNSWGESIYSTAGNLDPSLEAAYNQVFEQGAVEGIAFDFSTGDCMNNDSFSVSTGLNCDPTVVGPSVDWPTSSPWVTAVGGTALGLNKQGGYGFETAMGDERSGRTAPGSASWAVEGTTFGGGGGISQTEPQPWYQTWVVPKKLSTTLPDGSKTSPKRTIPDISLNGDLYFSSTQVGQTTDGVYSEAGYGGTSVSAPSWAGVLADAQQAQGGPIGFANPSIYLRASLATDVTGSPRQIGNSKVDSVIFEYPAGNAFAGAFRLVQYNADEGLPATKGYDLATGVGSPNLAFLESFGWFRF, encoded by the coding sequence ATGAGTTCAGCCGTACAACGGCGCCACCGGCGGATCGCCTCGACGACGGCCATCTCCGTCGTCCTGGCCGCCCTCACCACCGGGTTCGCGGCCGCGGGCCCGGCCAGCGCCGACCAGGCTGCTGCCACCACCTTGGCCGGCAGCAGCCCGAGCTACGCGACCGCTTCCGCGGACCAGGGACAGACCTCGTCTGCGACGCAGCTGTCTTTCCGGGTCTACCTGGCCGGGCAGAACGCCTCCGGGTTGGCCGCCTACGCCCAGGCGGTATCCGACCCGACCAGCTCCCTCTACCGCCACTTCCTCTCAGCCTCCCAGGCCGAGGCGCGGTACGGGGCGACGTCGAGTCAGATCTCGGCGGTCACCGCGTGGCTGAAGGGTGCCGGATTCACCGTCACCTCCACGAACGAGCACTGGATCGACGTCAAGGGCGCGGCGGCCGACGTGCCCAAGGCCTTCTCCACGTCGATGCACAACTACAAGACGTCGGATGGCACGCTGCACGCCCCGCAGCAGAACGTGCGGATCCCGTCCTCGGTCGCGAGCGCGGTCTCGGGCGTGTCCGGGCTGGCCCAGGCCACCACCCACGCGGTGACCATGTCGGAGTCCACGGGCAAGGCCCCGTCGAACAACGACCCGTCCTGCTCGGACTACTACGGCCAGAAGAAGGCGCCGTCCACGGCGCCCGCGGTCCCGGCCGGGTACTCGAACCCCTCCACGCTCGCGCAGTGCTCGATGGTTCCGTCCGAGCTGCGCCAGGCCTACGGGGTCACCCAGTCCAAGCTGACCGGCAAGGGCGCCACGATCGCGATCGTGAACTGGTACGGCTCCTCCACCATGGAGGCCGACGCGGACCAGTACTCGGTCAACCACGGCGACAAGCCGTTCGCGCCCGGCCAGTACTCCGAGGTGAGCACCCCGTCGCAGTGGACGAATGAAGACGTCTGCGGCTTCGGCGACAACTCCGAGGAGGCTCTGGACGTCGAGATGGCGCACGGCCTCGCGCCGGCCGCCAAGGTCGTCACGGTGGCCGCCAACTCGTGCTTCGACAGCGACCTGCTCGCCGCCGAGGCCGAGATCGTGGACAACCACCTGGCCGACATCGTCTCGAACTCGTGGGGCGAGTCGATCTACTCGACCGCCGGCAACCTGGACCCGTCGCTCGAGGCGGCCTACAACCAGGTGTTCGAGCAGGGTGCCGTCGAGGGTATCGCCTTCGACTTCTCCACCGGCGACTGCATGAACAACGACTCCTTCTCGGTCTCCACCGGCCTCAACTGCGACCCGACGGTCGTCGGGCCGTCGGTCGACTGGCCGACGTCCTCCCCGTGGGTGACCGCGGTCGGCGGCACCGCTCTGGGCCTGAACAAGCAGGGCGGCTACGGCTTCGAGACCGCGATGGGTGACGAGCGCAGCGGGCGTACCGCGCCGGGCTCGGCCTCCTGGGCGGTCGAGGGCACCACGTTCGGCGGCGGCGGCGGCATCAGCCAGACCGAGCCGCAGCCGTGGTACCAGACCTGGGTCGTGCCGAAGAAGCTGTCCACCACGCTCCCGGACGGCTCCAAGACCTCGCCCAAGCGCACCATCCCGGACATCTCGCTCAACGGTGACCTGTACTTCAGCAGCACGCAGGTCGGCCAGACGACCGACGGTGTCTACTCGGAGGCGGGCTACGGCGGCACCTCGGTCTCGGCCCCGTCCTGGGCCGGTGTCCTCGCCGACGCGCAGCAGGCGCAGGGCGGCCCGATCGGGTTCGCCAACCCGTCGATCTACCTGCGCGCCTCGCTGGCCACGGACGTGACCGGCAGCCCGCGTCAGATCGGCAACTCGAAGGTCGACTCGGTGATCTTCGAGTACCCGGCGGGCAACGCGTTCGCCGGAGCGTTCCGTCTGGTGCAGTACAACGCCGACGAGGGCCTGCCCGCGACGAAGGGCTACGACCTCGCCACCGGCGTCGGTTCGCCCAACCTCGCGTTCCTGGAGTCCTTCGGGTGGTTCAGGTTCTAG
- a CDS encoding ribonuclease H family protein translates to MTDRVLAACDGACKRNPGPAAWAWVIAREADGGPGRWAAGPLGSATNNIAELTALEQLLDSVDPDVALEVRMDSQYAMNAVTAWLPGWRKRGWKTASGTPVANRDLVVRIDALLAGRDVKFVYVPAHQAGGDPLNAFADEAASDCAVSQNAASGALTAEKARLLAVPAVTAVPKAGATRTSAAKPSQGSAPRSISAKFAGTCGCGRRYAAGEKIAKGPKGWGHLECAAG, encoded by the coding sequence ATGACCGACCGCGTTCTCGCCGCCTGTGACGGCGCCTGCAAGCGCAATCCCGGACCTGCCGCCTGGGCGTGGGTGATCGCCCGCGAAGCGGACGGCGGCCCCGGCCGGTGGGCTGCCGGGCCGCTCGGCAGCGCCACGAACAACATCGCCGAACTGACCGCGCTGGAGCAGCTGCTCGACTCGGTCGACCCCGATGTGGCGCTGGAAGTGCGCATGGACTCCCAGTACGCGATGAACGCCGTCACGGCCTGGCTGCCCGGGTGGCGCAAGCGGGGCTGGAAGACGGCCTCCGGGACCCCGGTGGCCAATCGCGATCTCGTCGTGCGCATCGACGCGCTGCTCGCCGGGCGCGACGTGAAGTTCGTCTACGTGCCGGCGCACCAGGCCGGAGGCGATCCGCTCAACGCCTTCGCGGACGAGGCGGCCAGCGACTGCGCCGTCAGCCAGAACGCGGCCTCCGGGGCCCTGACGGCCGAGAAGGCGCGTCTGCTGGCCGTGCCGGCGGTCACCGCCGTACCCAAGGCCGGCGCGACCCGCACGTCCGCGGCCAAGCCGAGCCAGGGCTCGGCCCCCAGATCGATCTCGGCGAAGTTCGCCGGCACCTGCGGTTGCGGCCGGCGCTACGCCGCCGGCGAGAAGATCGCGAAGGGGCCGAAGGGCTGGGGCCACCTGGAGTGCGCCGCCGGCTGA
- a CDS encoding S9 family peptidase, whose amino-acid sequence MLPVDIEVLLVPGRPTLRGSMLLTAVSNPDLKTNKAHVALHRVSLDGGARPWTHGPHDSAPAISPDGRWVAFLRSGDGEGADGRPQLHVIPADGGDAKRITALPLGVENPVWAPDSRRIAFLARVPEAGRYGTPDGAGETAETPAEAPRRITRMDYRIDNIGFLRDRMKRLFVVDAFETADATDLKPLTDDGFDAEDPAWTPDGARIVFTAPPEWGAAESSTQHICAIPADGGEAEVIVTCPGSSAYPVFGDDGTLYFYCASHEEHFEASHTGLYAAVPRFGEGPVEPRRLTEIETVDCEYASGPPVPSGDEVLVAVRNRGAIELRAVPVDADLAQLKELRVVYADRTAVRAFAADGQVIVAVVATPESAGDVIVLGENDIRTLTDYSEPLRSRGLRPVEELNATAPDGYPVHGWLVLPEGEGPHPVLHVVHGGPFAQQEWGVFDEAQVYASAGYAVVLGNPRGSAGYGQTHGWAITHGFGTVDVDDTLALLDAALERPEIDASRVGLMGGSYGGFMTSWLASHHGERFRAAWSERAVNAWDSMLGSSDIGYTFVDAYIGTDPEVMRDRSPLYHAHKISIPFAVVHSENDWRCPLEQGQRMFVALRRAGVDAEFLLFPGEGHELSRSGRPRHRVQRFDAVLAWWGRHLA is encoded by the coding sequence GTGCTTCCAGTCGATATCGAAGTCCTGCTGGTTCCCGGCCGACCCACTCTGCGCGGCAGCATGCTGCTGACCGCCGTCAGCAACCCCGATCTGAAGACGAACAAGGCGCACGTCGCCCTCCACCGCGTCTCGCTCGACGGCGGCGCGCGTCCGTGGACGCACGGGCCGCACGACTCGGCCCCGGCGATCTCGCCGGACGGCCGCTGGGTCGCGTTCCTGCGCAGCGGAGACGGGGAGGGCGCGGACGGGCGTCCGCAGCTGCACGTCATCCCGGCCGACGGCGGTGACGCCAAGCGGATCACGGCGCTCCCGCTCGGTGTCGAGAACCCGGTGTGGGCGCCGGACTCGCGGCGGATCGCCTTCCTCGCGCGCGTGCCCGAAGCCGGCCGCTACGGCACCCCGGACGGCGCCGGCGAGACCGCGGAGACCCCTGCGGAGGCGCCGCGGCGGATCACTCGGATGGACTACCGGATCGACAACATCGGCTTCCTGCGCGATCGGATGAAGCGGCTGTTCGTCGTCGACGCGTTCGAGACCGCGGACGCCACCGACCTCAAGCCCCTGACCGACGACGGCTTCGACGCCGAAGACCCCGCGTGGACCCCTGACGGCGCCCGGATCGTCTTCACCGCGCCGCCGGAGTGGGGCGCGGCGGAATCCTCCACCCAGCACATCTGCGCGATCCCGGCCGACGGCGGCGAGGCCGAGGTGATCGTCACGTGCCCCGGATCGTCGGCGTACCCGGTGTTCGGCGACGACGGCACTCTGTACTTCTACTGCGCGTCCCACGAGGAGCACTTCGAGGCCTCGCACACCGGGCTCTACGCGGCCGTCCCGCGCTTCGGCGAAGGGCCGGTCGAGCCACGCCGCCTGACCGAGATCGAGACCGTAGACTGCGAGTACGCGTCCGGCCCGCCGGTGCCCAGCGGCGACGAAGTCCTCGTCGCGGTCCGCAACCGTGGTGCGATCGAGCTGCGCGCCGTCCCCGTCGATGCCGACCTCGCACAGCTGAAAGAGCTGCGCGTGGTCTACGCGGACCGGACCGCCGTTCGCGCCTTCGCCGCAGACGGCCAGGTGATCGTTGCGGTAGTGGCCACGCCGGAGAGCGCAGGCGACGTAATCGTGCTCGGCGAAAACGACATCCGTACCCTGACGGACTACTCCGAGCCGCTGCGAAGCAGGGGTCTTCGTCCGGTCGAAGAGCTGAACGCGACCGCCCCGGACGGCTACCCGGTGCACGGATGGCTGGTGCTTCCAGAGGGAGAAGGACCGCACCCGGTGCTCCACGTCGTGCACGGCGGCCCGTTCGCCCAGCAGGAATGGGGAGTGTTCGACGAGGCGCAGGTCTACGCCTCCGCCGGCTACGCCGTGGTGCTCGGCAACCCGCGCGGATCCGCCGGCTACGGCCAGACCCACGGCTGGGCGATCACCCACGGATTCGGCACCGTCGACGTCGACGACACCCTCGCGCTGCTCGACGCCGCACTCGAACGCCCCGAGATCGACGCGTCGCGCGTCGGCCTGATGGGCGGCTCATACGGCGGATTCATGACCAGCTGGCTCGCATCCCACCACGGCGAGCGCTTCCGCGCGGCCTGGAGCGAGCGAGCGGTGAACGCCTGGGACTCGATGCTCGGCAGCTCCGACATCGGCTACACGTTCGTCGACGCCTACATCGGCACCGACCCCGAAGTCATGCGCGACCGCAGCCCGCTCTACCACGCGCACAAGATCTCGATCCCCTTCGCCGTGGTCCACTCGGAGAACGACTGGCGTTGCCCCCTAGAGCAGGGTCAACGCATGTTCGTCGCCCTGCGCCGCGCCGGCGTCGACGCCGAGTTCCTGCTCTTCCCCGGCGAAGGCCACGAACTGAGCCGCTCCGGCCGCCCGCGGCACCGGGTGCAGCGCTTCGACGCAGTCCTCGCATGGTGGGGGCGCCACCTGGCGTAG
- a CDS encoding SigE family RNA polymerase sigma factor, with amino-acid sequence MRDSDEFDDFYAESVLRVSGYVYALSGDRAETEDVVQEAYARAWQHWDKLSSHGDPEAWVRTVAYRIRVSQWRRVTARFRAHQRHGVAPDVPELSVDYVAIIAALREIAPSQRRAIVLHHLLGLSVEEVAQETGVAPGTVKAHLSRGRARLATLLAESGAYQGNSQALAREATSHV; translated from the coding sequence GTGCGCGACAGCGACGAGTTCGACGACTTCTATGCGGAGTCGGTCCTGCGCGTCTCGGGCTACGTCTACGCCCTGTCGGGGGATCGGGCCGAGACCGAGGACGTCGTCCAGGAGGCCTACGCCCGGGCATGGCAGCACTGGGACAAGTTGAGCTCCCACGGCGACCCCGAGGCCTGGGTGCGCACGGTCGCCTACCGGATCCGGGTCAGCCAATGGCGCCGCGTCACGGCCAGGTTCAGGGCCCACCAGCGCCACGGCGTCGCCCCGGACGTGCCCGAACTGAGCGTCGACTACGTCGCGATCATCGCCGCCTTGCGCGAGATCGCGCCCTCACAGCGGCGCGCGATAGTCCTGCACCACCTGCTCGGCCTCAGCGTCGAAGAGGTGGCGCAAGAGACGGGCGTGGCCCCGGGCACGGTCAAGGCCCACCTGTCCCGCGGCCGGGCACGACTGGCCACCCTGCTGGCCGAATCCGGTGCGTACCAAGGAAACTCACAGGCCCTCGCGCGGGAGGCAACGAGCCATGTCTGA
- a CDS encoding DUF2786 domain-containing protein, with amino-acid sequence MGTNPIGADKDAAEQLAAEAVYALRGSDEAGYERCLRLLTVRPNASGWEHLVDRTITARLQRDLTELWRRGWQPTDVVRMANRRFGAVHARLATDTIAAEMRTYATTTVDERWLEQLSALNAQVWWQDRGNHLQEWRHREGLDREAGIACVLEVLSMFAVLPRLEQLGPLPGTARRPPSGADARADGRGSPSKAAVNQRILVRVRALLSKAESTDYPAEAETFTAGAQALMARHSIDAAMLWAESGDAPDAPRGRRLGIDAPYETAKAMLVTVVAQANRCQAVWNKELGFSTVIGFPADLDAVELLHTSLLVQATTALVKSGTRAHGDGQSRTRAFRSAFLTSYAQRIGERLSAAAGEAVHQASAEPGHAGLLPVLAARDRAIEEAVDEMFGKTKKHRVAARYDMEGWMSGRAAADEARLQENRRIPGSR; translated from the coding sequence ATGGGCACGAACCCGATTGGCGCCGACAAGGACGCGGCCGAGCAACTGGCCGCCGAAGCGGTTTACGCCCTGCGCGGGTCCGACGAAGCCGGCTACGAGCGCTGCTTGCGACTCCTGACGGTGCGGCCGAATGCGTCGGGCTGGGAACACCTCGTCGACCGGACCATCACGGCCCGCCTGCAACGCGACCTCACGGAACTGTGGCGGCGCGGATGGCAGCCCACCGACGTGGTCCGCATGGCGAACCGACGTTTCGGGGCCGTGCACGCACGGCTGGCCACGGACACCATCGCGGCGGAGATGCGCACCTACGCCACGACGACCGTCGACGAGCGGTGGCTGGAGCAGCTCTCGGCGTTGAACGCGCAGGTCTGGTGGCAGGACCGGGGAAACCACCTGCAGGAGTGGCGCCATCGGGAGGGCCTCGATCGGGAGGCCGGCATCGCGTGCGTTCTGGAAGTGCTCTCGATGTTCGCCGTCCTTCCGAGGCTCGAGCAGCTCGGCCCGCTTCCCGGCACTGCCCGGCGGCCGCCCTCGGGCGCGGATGCCCGCGCCGATGGCCGTGGGTCACCGTCGAAGGCAGCTGTCAACCAGCGCATACTCGTCAGAGTCCGCGCGCTCCTGTCCAAAGCCGAGTCCACCGACTACCCCGCCGAGGCCGAGACGTTCACCGCCGGCGCGCAGGCGCTGATGGCCCGCCACAGCATCGACGCCGCCATGCTCTGGGCAGAGTCCGGCGACGCCCCCGATGCCCCCCGAGGCCGTCGCCTCGGCATCGACGCCCCGTACGAGACCGCGAAGGCGATGCTGGTGACCGTGGTCGCACAAGCGAACCGCTGCCAGGCGGTGTGGAACAAGGAACTGGGCTTCTCCACGGTCATCGGCTTCCCCGCCGACCTCGACGCAGTAGAACTTCTTCACACCTCTCTCCTCGTCCAGGCCACGACCGCGCTGGTGAAGTCCGGCACGCGCGCCCACGGCGACGGCCAGTCGAGGACCCGAGCCTTCCGCTCGGCGTTCCTCACGTCCTATGCCCAGCGCATCGGCGAACGGTTGTCCGCCGCGGCGGGCGAAGCGGTGCATCAAGCCTCTGCCGAACCCGGGCACGCAGGCCTGCTACCCGTCCTCGCAGCCCGCGACCGAGCGATCGAGGAAGCCGTGGATGAGATGTTCGGCAAAACGAAGAAGCACCGAGTCGCCGCCCGGTACGACATGGAGGGGTGGATGTCCGGCCGCGCTGCCGCCGATGAGGCCAGACTTCAGGAGAACAGACGGATTCCCGGATCTCGCTGA
- a CDS encoding NADP-dependent oxidoreductase, translating into MRAITYAAYGDESALAMDAQYPDPKPGPGELLIRVKAVGVNPVDWQVVQGDLHGKLDVRLPAIPGWDVAGVVEATGNGVENFMPGDEVFSYARLAIVQHGTYAEFAVVPEKYVALRPQAGSWAQAGGLPLAGLTALQSLAAVGVGAEKGPRVGVGEIVLIHAVAGGVGSTAAQIAGAKGARVIGTASPRNHEFVTDLGAEPVEYGPGLEARVRELAPDGVDAVVDYIGGDTIERSVPLVKDPSRMVSVVNPKVTEFGGKFVFVEPDAKGLKELARLVDEKELEVHVQQELPLEKAAEAFQLSKQRHTRGKLVLVPDLR; encoded by the coding sequence ATGAGAGCGATCACGTATGCCGCGTACGGGGACGAATCAGCACTCGCCATGGACGCGCAGTACCCGGATCCCAAGCCGGGCCCGGGCGAACTGCTGATCCGGGTCAAGGCGGTCGGAGTGAACCCGGTGGACTGGCAGGTCGTACAGGGCGACCTGCACGGCAAGCTGGACGTGCGCCTGCCCGCGATCCCCGGCTGGGACGTCGCCGGCGTGGTCGAGGCCACCGGGAACGGCGTGGAGAACTTCATGCCGGGCGACGAGGTCTTCAGCTACGCGCGGCTCGCCATCGTCCAGCACGGCACGTACGCCGAGTTCGCCGTCGTCCCGGAGAAGTACGTGGCGCTGCGCCCGCAGGCAGGCAGCTGGGCCCAGGCGGGCGGCCTCCCGCTGGCCGGCCTCACCGCCCTCCAGTCGCTCGCCGCGGTCGGCGTGGGCGCGGAGAAGGGTCCGCGGGTCGGCGTCGGCGAGATCGTCCTGATCCACGCGGTAGCGGGCGGCGTCGGCTCGACCGCCGCCCAGATCGCCGGAGCGAAAGGCGCCCGCGTCATCGGCACGGCCTCCCCCCGCAACCACGAGTTCGTCACCGACCTCGGCGCCGAGCCGGTCGAATACGGCCCCGGCCTCGAAGCCCGGGTCCGCGAACTCGCCCCCGACGGCGTCGACGCCGTCGTCGACTACATCGGCGGCGACACGATCGAGCGCTCGGTGCCGCTGGTGAAGGACCCCAGCCGGATGGTCTCGGTGGTCAACCCCAAGGTCACCGAGTTCGGCGGCAAGTTCGTCTTCGTCGAGCCCGACGCGAAGGGCCTCAAGGAACTCGCGCGCCTGGTCGACGAGAAGGAGCTCGAGGTCCACGTGCAGCAGGAGCTGCCGCTGGAGAAGGCGGCCGAAGCCTTCCAGCTCTCGAAGCAGCGCCACACCCGCGGCAAGCTGGTCCTGGTGCCTGACCTGCGATGA